From the Kitasatospora viridis genome, one window contains:
- a CDS encoding RtcB family protein, which yields MTYTEVSGARVPIRMWADPATVESAALQQLRNISTLPWLHGLAVMPDVHLGKGATVGSVIAMKDAVCPAAVGVDIGCGMSAVKTSLTARDLPDDLGRLRSRIERLIPVGRGLHDEPVDPAKLRDFPVAGWERMWSGFDSITEAVKDRHDRAAKQLGTLGSGNHFIEFCLDTAGSVWLMLHSGSRNIGKELAEHHMTVARALPHNQGIVDRDLAVFLAGTPEMAAYRNDLFWAQSYAKYNRALMMALFQQAVRDEFPRADVAFDQVISCHHNYVAEERYDGVDVLVTRKGAIRAGSGDLGIIPGSMGTGSYIVRGLGNPDSFNSASHGAGRKMSRTAAKKKFTVRDLEEQTRGVECRKDSGVVDEIPGAYKSIEKVIDQQRDLVEVVAQLKQVICVKG from the coding sequence ATGACGTACACCGAGGTGTCCGGCGCGCGGGTCCCGATCCGGATGTGGGCCGACCCGGCCACCGTCGAGAGCGCGGCGCTGCAGCAGCTGCGCAACATCTCCACCCTGCCCTGGCTGCACGGTCTGGCCGTGATGCCGGACGTCCACCTGGGCAAGGGGGCGACCGTCGGTTCGGTAATCGCGATGAAGGACGCGGTCTGCCCGGCGGCGGTCGGCGTGGACATCGGCTGCGGGATGAGCGCGGTGAAGACCTCGCTCACCGCCCGCGACCTGCCCGACGACCTGGGCCGGCTGCGCTCCCGGATCGAGCGGCTGATCCCGGTCGGCCGGGGCCTGCACGACGAGCCGGTCGACCCGGCGAAGCTGCGGGACTTCCCGGTTGCCGGCTGGGAGCGGATGTGGTCCGGTTTCGACTCGATCACCGAGGCGGTCAAGGACCGTCACGACCGGGCCGCGAAGCAGCTCGGAACGCTCGGGTCGGGCAACCACTTCATCGAGTTCTGCCTGGACACCGCCGGGTCGGTCTGGCTGATGCTGCACTCCGGCTCCCGCAACATCGGCAAGGAACTGGCGGAGCACCACATGACGGTGGCCCGGGCGCTGCCGCACAACCAGGGCATCGTCGACCGGGACCTGGCGGTCTTCCTGGCCGGCACCCCGGAGATGGCCGCCTACCGCAACGACCTGTTCTGGGCGCAGTCCTACGCCAAGTACAACCGGGCGCTGATGATGGCCCTCTTCCAGCAGGCGGTGCGGGACGAGTTCCCGCGCGCCGACGTGGCCTTCGACCAGGTGATCAGCTGCCACCACAACTACGTGGCCGAGGAGCGCTACGACGGGGTGGACGTGCTGGTCACCCGCAAGGGCGCGATCCGGGCCGGCTCCGGCGACCTGGGGATCATCCCAGGCTCGATGGGCACCGGCTCCTACATCGTGCGCGGCCTGGGCAACCCGGACTCCTTCAACTCCGCCTCGCACGGCGCCGGCCGCAAGATGAGCCGGACCGCGGCGAAGAAGAAGTTCACCGTCCGGGACCTGGAGGAGCAGACCCGGGGCGTCGAGTGCCGCAAGGACTCCGGCGTGGTGGACGAGATCCCGGGCGCCTACAAGTCCATCGAGAAGGTGATCGACCAGCAGCGCGACCTGGTCGAGGTGGTGGCCCAGCTCAAGCAGGTCATCTGCGTCAAGGGTTGA
- a CDS encoding M16 family metallopeptidase: MTFHPQPTPGTPTPWAFPAPQRLTLANGLTVLHCDRPGQQLVAVEVLIDAPLAAEPAGLDGVATILARALNEGTDTLTAEQFAGELERAGATMEAHADHPCIRAVLEVPASRLERGLTLLADALRAPALPAEEIERLVANRLDEITHELANPARRAAKALYAELFAAEDRLSRPRSGSAETVQGIDRAAVKAFYDAHVRPATSTLVIVGDLTGIELPALLESTLGRWTGDQAAPSSSAAVTADDHGRVVIVDRPGSVQTQLLIGRVGPDRHDPSWSAQILGTYCLGGTLTSRLDRVLREEKGYTYGVRAFAQPLRSNADGSGRALLAISGSVDTESTAPALKDTWEILRKLAAEGLTDGEREEAVQFLVGVAPLKYETAGSVAATLADQVEQDLPDDFQAEVYRQLAELTTAAATAGVVAAFPPEQLVTVLVGDASVIAEDVRKLGVGEVVVVTS; the protein is encoded by the coding sequence ATGACCTTCCACCCGCAGCCGACCCCGGGCACCCCCACCCCCTGGGCCTTCCCGGCCCCGCAGCGGCTCACCCTGGCCAACGGCCTGACGGTGCTGCACTGCGACCGCCCCGGCCAACAGCTGGTCGCCGTCGAGGTGCTGATCGACGCTCCGCTGGCCGCCGAGCCGGCCGGCCTCGACGGGGTCGCCACCATCCTGGCCCGGGCGCTCAACGAGGGCACCGACACGCTCACCGCCGAGCAGTTCGCCGGCGAGCTGGAGCGCGCCGGCGCGACCATGGAGGCGCACGCCGACCACCCGTGCATCCGCGCGGTGCTGGAGGTGCCGGCCTCCCGGCTGGAGCGCGGCCTCACCCTGCTGGCCGACGCGCTGCGGGCCCCCGCGCTGCCCGCCGAGGAGATCGAGCGGCTGGTCGCCAACCGGCTCGACGAGATCACCCACGAGCTGGCCAACCCGGCCCGGCGGGCCGCCAAGGCGCTCTACGCCGAGCTGTTCGCGGCCGAGGACCGGCTCTCCCGGCCGCGCTCCGGCAGCGCCGAGACGGTGCAGGGCATCGACCGGGCCGCGGTCAAGGCGTTCTACGACGCCCACGTGCGCCCGGCCACCTCGACCCTGGTGATCGTCGGCGACCTGACCGGCATCGAGCTGCCCGCGCTGCTGGAGTCCACCCTGGGCCGCTGGACCGGCGACCAGGCCGCCCCGAGCAGCAGCGCCGCGGTGACCGCGGACGACCACGGCCGGGTGGTGATCGTGGACCGGCCCGGCTCGGTGCAGACCCAGCTGCTGATCGGCCGGGTCGGCCCGGACCGCCACGACCCGAGCTGGTCCGCGCAGATCCTCGGCACCTACTGCCTGGGCGGCACCCTGACCTCCCGCCTCGACCGGGTGCTGCGCGAGGAGAAGGGCTACACCTACGGCGTGCGGGCCTTCGCCCAGCCGCTGCGCTCCAACGCGGACGGTTCCGGCCGGGCGCTGCTGGCGATCAGCGGCTCGGTGGACACCGAGTCCACCGCCCCGGCGCTGAAGGACACCTGGGAGATCCTGCGCAAGCTGGCCGCCGAGGGCCTGACCGACGGGGAGCGGGAGGAGGCCGTGCAGTTCCTGGTCGGCGTCGCCCCGCTGAAGTACGAGACGGCCGGCTCGGTCGCCGCCACCCTGGCCGACCAGGTGGAGCAGGACCTGCCGGACGACTTCCAGGCCGAGGTCTACCGGCAGCTGGCAGAGCTGACCACCGCCGCCGCCACGGCCGGCGTGGTCGCCGCCTTCCCGCCCGAGCAGCTGGTCACCGTGCTGGTCGGCGACGCTTCGGTGATCGCCGAGGACGTGCGCAAGCTGGGCGTCGGCGAGGTCGTGGTGGTCACCAGCTGA
- a CDS encoding M16 family metallopeptidase: MANPAPTSSGGIAITEHRLANGLRVVLSEDHLTPVAAVCLWYDVGSRHEVAGRTGLAHLFEHLMFQGSANVSGNGHFELVQGAGGSLNGTTSFERTNYFETMPAHQLELALWLEADRMGSLLAALDDASMENQRDVVKNERRQRYDNVPYGTAFEKLTALSYPDGHPYHHTPIGSMADLDAATLEDARAFFRTYYAPNNAVLSVVGDIDPEQAIAWVEKYFGSIPGHDGKQPPRDGTLPEVIGAEVRERLEEDVPSRALMSAYRLPHDGTRQADAADLALTVLGSGESSRLYNRLVRRDRTAISAGFGLLRLSGAPSLGWLDVKAAGDASIAEIEQAVDEELARFAADGPTPEELERAQAQIEREWLDRLTTVAGRADELCRFAVLFGDPKLVNGALARVQQVTAEEVRALAAARLRPDNRAVLVYEPTAASTDEEEEAA; this comes from the coding sequence ATGGCCAACCCGGCCCCCACCTCCTCCGGAGGCATCGCCATCACCGAACACCGCCTGGCCAACGGCCTGCGGGTGGTGCTCTCCGAGGACCACCTCACCCCGGTCGCCGCCGTCTGCCTCTGGTACGACGTGGGCTCCCGTCACGAGGTGGCGGGGCGCACCGGACTGGCGCACCTCTTCGAGCACCTGATGTTCCAGGGCTCCGCCAACGTCTCCGGCAACGGCCACTTCGAGCTCGTCCAGGGCGCCGGCGGTTCGCTCAACGGCACCACCAGCTTCGAGCGCACCAACTACTTCGAGACCATGCCGGCCCACCAGCTGGAGCTCGCGCTCTGGCTGGAGGCGGACCGGATGGGCTCGCTGCTGGCCGCCCTTGACGACGCGTCGATGGAGAACCAGCGCGACGTGGTGAAGAACGAGCGCCGCCAGCGCTACGACAACGTGCCCTACGGCACCGCCTTCGAGAAGCTCACCGCGCTCTCGTACCCCGACGGCCACCCCTACCACCACACCCCGATCGGCTCGATGGCCGACCTGGACGCGGCCACCCTGGAGGACGCCCGCGCGTTCTTCCGGACCTACTACGCGCCGAACAACGCGGTGCTCTCGGTGGTCGGCGACATCGACCCCGAGCAGGCCATCGCCTGGGTGGAGAAGTACTTCGGCAGCATCCCGGGGCACGACGGCAAGCAGCCGCCGCGCGACGGCACGCTGCCCGAGGTGATCGGCGCCGAGGTGCGCGAGCGCCTGGAGGAGGACGTCCCCTCCCGCGCCCTGATGAGCGCCTACCGGCTGCCGCACGACGGCACCCGGCAGGCCGACGCCGCCGACCTGGCGCTCACCGTGCTCGGCTCCGGCGAGTCCAGCCGGCTCTACAACCGGCTGGTCCGCCGCGACCGCACCGCGATCTCGGCCGGCTTCGGCCTGCTCCGGCTCTCCGGCGCGCCCTCGCTCGGCTGGCTCGACGTCAAGGCGGCGGGCGACGCGTCCATCGCCGAGATCGAGCAGGCGGTCGACGAGGAGCTGGCCCGGTTCGCCGCCGACGGCCCGACCCCCGAGGAGTTGGAGCGGGCCCAGGCGCAGATCGAGCGCGAGTGGCTGGACCGGCTCACCACGGTGGCCGGCCGGGCCGACGAGCTCTGCCGCTTCGCCGTGCTCTTCGGCGACCCCAAGCTGGTGAACGGCGCGCTGGCCCGCGTGCAGCAGGTCACCGCCGAGGAGGTCCGCGCGCTCGCCGCGGCCCGCCTGCGTCCCGACAACCGCGCGGTGCTGGTCTACGAGCCGACCGCCGCCTCGACCGACGAAGAGGAGGAGGCCGCGTGA
- a CDS encoding DNA gyrase/topoisomerase IV subunit A, with product MARRSSPTPPPEDFEERILDVDVVDEMKGSYLEYAYSVIYSRALPDARDGLKPVHRRILYQANEMGLRPERAHVKCARVVGEVMGRLHPHGDASIYDSIVRMAQPFSMRVPLIDGHGNFGSLGNDDPPAAMRYTESRLTSASMALVESIHEETVDFSPNYDGSEQEPSVLPAAFPNLLVNGTTGIAVGMATNMPPHNLAEVVAAARHLIKHPTADLDTLMRFVPGPDLPTGGRIVGLSGIRDAYESGRGTFRIRATTTIEDVTPRRKGIVVTELPFAVGPEKVIGKIKDLVNAKKLQGIADVKDLTDREHGLRLVIEVKNGFVPEALLEQLYKLTPLEETFGINNVALVDGQPLTMGLKELLEVYVDHRFEVVRRRSDFRRRKRQERLHLVEGLLVALLDIDEVIALIRSSDNAAQAKERLMERFSLSDTQTAYILDTPLRRLTRFDRVELEAEQAKLLTEIAELTEILDSDTKLRSVVSGELAAVAKQFGTERRTVLLEAGALPSASLAVPLEVADDPCRVLLSTTGLLARTADGESASPGEGRAKHDLVASAVAATARGDVGAVTSTGRVLRLPVIDLPALPPQASLTLAGGAQVSEFLKLAAGERLIALTTLDESSPGLALGTVQGVVKRVVPEWPANKDEFEVIALKDGDELAGAVELRTGEEDLVFITSDAQLLRFPASQVRPQGRPAGGMAGIKLADGARVLSFTAVDPAADAVVVSVAAASGTLTGESQSSWKVTPFDLYPRKGRATGGVRCQRFLRGEEGLAFAWAGAAPARAAAANGAPLELPERDPRRDGSGTPVTKPIAAVAGPA from the coding sequence ATGGCCCGCCGCAGTTCGCCGACCCCGCCCCCCGAGGACTTCGAGGAGCGGATCCTCGACGTCGACGTCGTGGACGAGATGAAGGGTTCCTACCTTGAGTACGCCTACTCGGTGATCTACTCGCGGGCCCTGCCGGACGCACGGGACGGGTTGAAGCCGGTGCACCGGCGAATCCTGTACCAGGCCAACGAGATGGGGCTCCGACCGGAGCGCGCGCACGTCAAGTGCGCCCGCGTGGTCGGCGAGGTGATGGGTCGACTGCACCCGCACGGGGACGCCTCGATCTACGACTCGATCGTCCGGATGGCCCAGCCGTTCTCGATGCGGGTTCCGCTGATCGACGGACACGGCAACTTCGGTTCGCTCGGCAACGACGACCCGCCGGCCGCGATGCGGTACACCGAGTCCCGGCTGACCTCGGCCTCGATGGCGCTGGTGGAGTCGATCCACGAGGAGACCGTCGACTTCTCGCCCAACTACGACGGTTCCGAGCAGGAACCCTCGGTGCTGCCGGCCGCCTTCCCCAACCTGCTGGTCAACGGCACCACCGGCATCGCGGTCGGCATGGCGACCAACATGCCGCCGCACAACCTGGCCGAGGTGGTGGCCGCCGCCCGGCACCTGATCAAGCACCCGACCGCCGACCTGGACACCCTGATGCGGTTCGTGCCCGGTCCGGACCTGCCGACCGGCGGGCGGATCGTCGGCCTGTCCGGCATCCGGGACGCGTACGAGAGCGGCCGCGGCACCTTCCGGATCCGCGCCACCACGACGATCGAGGACGTGACGCCGCGCCGCAAGGGCATCGTCGTCACCGAACTCCCGTTCGCGGTCGGCCCGGAGAAGGTGATCGGCAAGATCAAGGACCTGGTCAACGCGAAGAAGCTGCAGGGCATCGCGGACGTCAAGGACCTGACGGACCGTGAGCACGGCCTGCGGCTGGTGATCGAGGTCAAGAACGGCTTCGTGCCGGAGGCCCTGCTGGAGCAGCTCTACAAGCTGACCCCGCTGGAGGAGACCTTCGGCATCAACAACGTGGCGCTGGTGGACGGCCAGCCGCTCACCATGGGCCTCAAGGAGCTGCTGGAGGTCTACGTCGACCACCGCTTCGAGGTGGTGCGCCGGCGCAGCGACTTCCGCCGCCGCAAGCGGCAGGAGCGGCTGCACCTGGTCGAGGGCCTGCTGGTGGCGCTGCTCGACATCGACGAGGTGATCGCGCTGATCCGCAGCAGCGACAACGCGGCCCAGGCCAAGGAGCGCCTGATGGAGCGCTTCTCGCTGTCCGACACGCAGACCGCGTACATCCTCGACACCCCGCTGCGCCGGCTGACCCGCTTCGACCGGGTGGAGCTGGAGGCCGAGCAGGCCAAGCTGCTCACCGAGATCGCCGAGCTGACCGAGATCCTGGACTCGGACACCAAGCTGCGCAGCGTGGTCTCCGGCGAGCTGGCCGCGGTGGCCAAGCAGTTCGGCACCGAGCGGCGCACGGTGCTGCTGGAGGCGGGGGCGCTGCCCTCGGCCTCGCTGGCGGTGCCGCTGGAGGTGGCGGACGACCCGTGCCGGGTGCTGCTCTCCACCACCGGCCTGCTGGCCCGCACGGCGGACGGCGAGTCGGCCTCCCCGGGCGAGGGCCGGGCCAAGCACGACCTGGTCGCCTCGGCCGTGGCGGCCACCGCGCGCGGCGACGTCGGCGCGGTGACCTCGACCGGGCGGGTGCTGCGGCTGCCGGTGATCGACCTGCCCGCGCTGCCGCCGCAGGCCTCGCTCACGCTGGCCGGCGGGGCGCAGGTCAGCGAGTTCCTGAAGCTGGCGGCGGGCGAGCGGCTGATCGCCCTGACCACGCTGGACGAGTCCTCGCCCGGGCTCGCGCTGGGCACGGTGCAGGGCGTGGTCAAGCGGGTGGTGCCGGAGTGGCCGGCCAACAAGGACGAGTTCGAGGTGATCGCGCTCAAGGACGGCGACGAGTTGGCCGGGGCGGTGGAGCTGCGGACCGGCGAGGAGGACCTGGTCTTCATCACCAGCGACGCGCAGCTGCTGCGCTTCCCGGCCTCGCAGGTGCGGCCGCAGGGCCGGCCGGCCGGCGGGATGGCCGGGATCAAGCTGGCGGACGGGGCCCGGGTGCTCTCCTTCACCGCGGTGGACCCGGCGGCGGACGCGGTGGTGGTCTCGGTGGCGGCGGCCTCCGGCACGCTCACCGGGGAGTCGCAGAGCAGTTGGAAGGTGACGCCGTTCGACCTCTACCCGCGCAAGGGCCGGGCCACCGGCGGGGTGCGCTGCCAGCGCTTCCTGCGCGGCGAGGAGGGGCTGGCGTTCGCCTGGGCGGGCGCCGCACCGGCCCGCGCGGCGGCGGCCAACGGGGCGCCGCTGGAGCTGCCGGAGCGCGACCCGCGCCGGGACGGCTCCGGCACGCCGGTGACCAAGCCGATCGCGGCGGTGGCCGGGCCCGCCTGA
- a CDS encoding sucrase ferredoxin: MITCTSLSNELAEPLAATAATATTWLLIEQSGPWGAKALTESHLDTELGRALDRACEGTGVRIALIRRPGRHADDRPAVRHQVVLAHTVPGRGWIRRAELATPAELLELDFAALGAGEHGGFGEPHHGGPLALVCTNGRRDRCCALLGRPLAAELATAGHSEVWEVTHLGGHRFSPTMLVLPYGYAYGRLTEAGAKSVLAATAAGLTEPTHSRGRSCWDRPGQASEHAVRELTGDQHAESLTVDQEPLAEGGWTCTVRHTDGRAWRVEVAATRAEPARPESCGKAPGNPVRMDVRSVSAL, encoded by the coding sequence GTGATCACCTGTACGAGCCTGTCGAACGAGCTGGCGGAACCGCTGGCCGCCACCGCCGCCACCGCCACCACCTGGCTGCTGATCGAGCAGTCCGGCCCGTGGGGCGCCAAGGCGCTGACCGAAAGTCACCTCGACACCGAGCTCGGCCGGGCCCTGGACCGGGCCTGCGAGGGCACCGGGGTGCGGATCGCGCTGATCCGCCGCCCGGGACGGCACGCCGACGACCGGCCGGCCGTGCGCCACCAGGTGGTGCTGGCGCACACCGTGCCCGGGCGGGGCTGGATCCGGCGGGCCGAGCTCGCCACGCCCGCCGAACTGCTGGAGCTGGACTTCGCCGCACTGGGCGCCGGCGAGCACGGCGGCTTCGGCGAGCCGCACCACGGCGGTCCGCTGGCCCTGGTGTGCACCAACGGGCGCCGCGACCGCTGCTGCGCGCTGCTCGGGCGACCGCTGGCCGCCGAGCTGGCCACCGCCGGGCACAGCGAGGTCTGGGAGGTCACCCACCTGGGCGGGCACCGGTTCTCCCCCACCATGCTGGTGCTGCCCTACGGCTACGCCTACGGGCGGCTCACCGAGGCCGGCGCCAAGTCGGTCCTGGCGGCCACCGCCGCCGGGCTCACCGAACCCACCCACTCCCGTGGCCGGTCCTGTTGGGACCGGCCGGGGCAGGCCTCGGAGCACGCGGTCCGCGAGCTGACCGGCGATCAGCACGCCGAATCCCTGACGGTCGATCAGGAGCCGCTGGCGGAGGGCGGCTGGACCTGCACCGTGCGGCACACCGACGGCCGGGCCTGGCGGGTCGAGGTGGCGGCGACGCGGGCCGAACCGGCCCGCCCGGAGAGCTGCGGCAAGGCGCCGGGGAACCCGGTCCGGATGGACGTCCGCTCGGTGTCCGCGCTCTGA
- a CDS encoding C40 family peptidase, translating into MKPDLNSIATPPTADPSTPPTHRAARLRHRVGLAAAMVAGAGSIALGADLAVAAPATAAPTAQPAAAFADDPDGQDTVYGTDGANATDDGTSGTDDTSASDDVNATDDSTDATDPVDATDDTGATGATDDSASGMDDTVSGTDDSATTDSDSDGGMRQGWDGSVYWFRNEAGEWRYTSHRDVYLERTNSGSGSDTGSSSADNGESRSRPAPTASRGSVETAVQFALAQLGKPFVMGGNGPNGYDCSGLIQQSFRRAGIDLPRVADDQYLATTPIDASRLRRGDLLFWSYDGTPGGIHHGAIYLGDDKFVEAAKPGTTVRISHLNHGYWPSFMGRP; encoded by the coding sequence ATGAAGCCGGACCTGAACTCCATAGCCACCCCGCCCACCGCCGACCCGTCCACCCCGCCGACCCACCGCGCGGCTCGGCTGCGCCACCGGGTCGGCCTGGCCGCCGCCATGGTGGCGGGGGCCGGCTCGATCGCGCTGGGAGCCGACCTCGCGGTCGCCGCCCCCGCGACGGCGGCGCCGACCGCCCAGCCGGCCGCGGCCTTCGCCGACGACCCGGACGGGCAGGACACCGTCTACGGCACCGACGGCGCGAACGCCACGGACGACGGCACCTCGGGCACCGACGACACCAGCGCCTCGGACGACGTGAACGCCACGGACGACTCGACCGACGCCACCGATCCGGTCGACGCCACCGACGACACGGGCGCCACAGGCGCCACCGACGACAGCGCGTCCGGCATGGACGACACCGTGTCGGGCACGGACGACAGCGCCACCACCGACAGCGACAGTGACGGCGGCATGCGGCAGGGCTGGGACGGCTCGGTCTACTGGTTCCGCAACGAGGCCGGCGAGTGGCGCTACACCAGCCACCGGGACGTCTACCTGGAGCGGACCAACTCCGGCTCCGGCTCCGACACCGGGTCCAGCTCGGCGGACAACGGCGAGTCGCGCAGCCGCCCGGCGCCGACGGCCTCCCGCGGCTCGGTGGAGACGGCCGTGCAGTTCGCCCTGGCCCAGCTCGGCAAGCCCTTCGTGATGGGCGGCAACGGCCCGAACGGCTACGACTGCTCCGGCCTGATCCAGCAGTCCTTCCGCCGGGCCGGGATCGACCTGCCGCGGGTGGCCGACGACCAGTACCTGGCCACCACTCCGATCGACGCGAGCCGGCTGCGCCGCGGCGACCTGCTCTTCTGGTCCTACGACGGGACTCCCGGCGGCATCCACCACGGTGCCATCTACCTGGGCGACGACAAGTTCGTGGAGGCCGCCAAGCCGGGCACCACGGTCCGGATCTCGCACCTCAACCACGGCTACTGGCCGAGCTTCATGGGCCGTCCCTGA
- a CDS encoding solute symporter family protein has protein sequence MNRFSLLSAPGTPLATVLPPFPHTAPARQEHHSLAVVLFALVVVVTLAITLWVGRRGQAAEDFYAGGRDFGPFQNGIALSGDYLSAASFLGVTGLIALYGYDGMLYSIGFLVAWLVVLMWVAELVRNTGRYTLADVLATRMRQRPVRAAAGTASVVVTLLYLIAQMVGAGSLVALLLGTTGSAANTWTIVAVGALMIIYVTVGGMRATTWIQIVKAGMLMVGAVLLTVWVLLRFHFDLADLMRAAAHGSGAGNSYLEPGLKYGESTTSRLDFVSLGIALVLGTAGLPHILSRFYTVPTARAARRSVIWAIGLVGAFYLMTIVLGLGATALVGSKAVKAANPAGNTAVPLLALNLGGGEGSTGGTLFFAITSAIAFATILAVVAGLTLASSVSFAHDLYAQAFRRPHLPPVTERQEVVMARAAAVVIGGLAIVLSLFAQRLNVAFLVSLAFAVAASANLPTLIYNLFWRRFTTRGACWATYGGLVPALVLVLFSPVVSGAKTAMFPGVDFHWFPLENPGLISIPLGFLLGWVGTVSGEERADPDKFAELEVRSLTGAGAV, from the coding sequence ATGAACCGATTCAGTCTGCTCAGCGCCCCCGGCACCCCGCTCGCCACCGTGCTGCCGCCGTTCCCGCACACCGCCCCCGCGCGCCAGGAGCACCACAGCCTGGCGGTGGTGCTCTTCGCCCTGGTGGTCGTGGTCACCCTGGCGATCACCCTCTGGGTGGGCCGGCGCGGCCAGGCCGCCGAGGACTTCTACGCCGGCGGGCGGGACTTCGGCCCGTTCCAGAACGGCATCGCGCTCTCCGGCGACTACCTCTCCGCGGCCTCCTTCCTCGGCGTCACGGGCCTGATCGCGCTCTACGGCTACGACGGCATGCTGTACAGCATCGGCTTCCTGGTCGCCTGGCTGGTGGTGCTGATGTGGGTGGCCGAACTGGTGCGCAACACCGGCCGGTACACCCTGGCCGATGTGCTGGCCACCCGGATGCGCCAGCGACCGGTGCGGGCCGCCGCCGGCACCGCCAGCGTGGTCGTCACCCTGCTCTACCTGATCGCCCAGATGGTCGGCGCGGGCAGCCTGGTGGCCCTGCTGCTCGGCACCACCGGCTCGGCCGCCAACACCTGGACCATCGTCGCCGTCGGCGCCCTGATGATCATCTACGTGACGGTCGGCGGCATGCGCGCCACCACCTGGATCCAGATCGTCAAGGCCGGGATGCTGATGGTCGGTGCCGTGCTGCTGACCGTCTGGGTGCTGCTCCGGTTCCACTTCGACCTGGCCGACCTGATGCGTGCCGCCGCGCACGGCAGCGGCGCCGGCAACAGCTACCTGGAGCCCGGTCTGAAGTACGGCGAGTCCACCACCAGCCGGTTGGACTTCGTCAGCCTCGGCATCGCCCTGGTGCTCGGCACCGCGGGCCTGCCGCACATCCTCTCCCGCTTCTACACCGTGCCCACCGCGCGGGCCGCCCGGCGCTCGGTGATCTGGGCGATCGGTCTGGTCGGCGCGTTCTACCTGATGACCATCGTGCTGGGCCTGGGGGCCACCGCGCTGGTCGGCTCCAAGGCGGTCAAGGCCGCCAACCCGGCCGGCAACACCGCCGTCCCGCTGCTCGCGCTCAACCTCGGCGGCGGTGAGGGCAGCACCGGCGGCACGCTCTTCTTCGCCATCACCTCGGCGATCGCCTTCGCCACCATCCTCGCGGTGGTGGCCGGCCTGACCCTGGCCTCCTCCGTGTCTTTCGCCCACGACCTCTACGCACAGGCCTTCCGCCGCCCGCACCTCCCGCCGGTGACGGAGCGTCAGGAGGTGGTGATGGCCCGTGCCGCCGCCGTGGTGATCGGCGGTCTGGCGATCGTGCTGAGCCTGTTCGCCCAGCGGCTCAACGTGGCCTTCCTGGTCTCGCTGGCCTTCGCGGTGGCGGCCTCGGCCAACCTGCCGACGCTCATCTACAACCTGTTCTGGCGCCGCTTCACCACCCGCGGGGCCTGCTGGGCGACCTACGGCGGTCTGGTGCCGGCCCTGGTCCTGGTGCTCTTCTCGCCGGTCGTCTCCGGCGCCAAGACCGCCATGTTCCCCGGGGTGGACTTCCACTGGTTCCCGCTGGAGAACCCCGGCCTGATCTCGATCCCGCTGGGCTTCCTGCTCGGCTGGGTCGGCACGGTCAGCGGCGAGGAGCGGGCCGACCCGGACAAGTTCGCCGAGCTGGAGGTGCGCTCGCTCACGGGCGCCGGGGCGGTCTGA
- a CDS encoding DUF485 domain-containing protein: protein MPDQSAAEGRAAAASSSALSAHSALPEPVQEAEHEFLSAGRPSAGGSTARSGPLPGAARSARSVLAGATASAALPAQRPAAPAAGAGLLEEPDRNPAAAEVYREVQQSQAFQEIRGAYRRFVFPATAVFLGWYLFYVTAQAAAPDLMRTQLAGPFSVAWLLGLLQFVSTFVITWLYSRNAHTKRDRAALGLRWDTQDQLR from the coding sequence ATGCCCGATCAGTCCGCTGCCGAGGGCCGCGCCGCAGCGGCCTCCTCCTCAGCGCTGTCCGCACACTCGGCGCTCCCGGAGCCGGTGCAGGAGGCCGAGCACGAGTTCCTGTCCGCAGGTCGGCCGAGCGCGGGCGGTAGCACCGCCCGGTCCGGCCCGCTCCCCGGGGCTGCCCGGTCGGCCCGTTCGGTGCTCGCCGGGGCGACGGCCTCCGCCGCCCTGCCGGCACAGCGCCCAGCCGCTCCGGCGGCGGGCGCCGGGCTGCTGGAGGAACCGGACCGGAACCCGGCAGCCGCCGAGGTCTACCGCGAGGTCCAGCAGAGCCAGGCCTTCCAGGAGATCCGCGGCGCCTACCGCCGTTTCGTCTTCCCCGCGACGGCCGTCTTCCTCGGCTGGTACCTGTTCTACGTCACCGCCCAGGCCGCCGCGCCCGATCTGATGCGGACCCAACTGGCCGGGCCGTTCAGCGTGGCGTGGCTGCTCGGGCTGCTGCAGTTCGTCTCCACCTTCGTGATCACCTGGCTCTACTCCCGCAACGCCCACACCAAGCGTGACCGAGCCGCCCTCGGCCTGCGCTGGGACACTCAGGACCAGCTTCGATGA